The Ruminococcus bovis genome includes a region encoding these proteins:
- a CDS encoding HAD family hydrolase, whose translation MDTKPIIAIMYDFDKTLCTKDMQDYAFIPSLKMTPSEFWSKTNEVGTKLQMDSVLAYMYTMLSESQKRNIPLTRESLTEKGNKIEFFPGVKQWFQRINSFAEENDVIVEHYVISSGLKEIIEGTAISNEFKKIFGCEFVYDEKGLAVFPKTAVNYTNKTQFVYRINKGVLDISNDEDLNKSMPDDSKRIPFCNMIYIGDGLSDVPCMKMMKSYGGVSIAVYQGEVTKKVMDLLLRDRVDFIYPADYRENSGLDKTVKNIIRKMAVCEKLYIENFNQKNGKFQ comes from the coding sequence ATGGATACAAAACCTATCATTGCAATAATGTATGACTTTGACAAAACATTATGCACAAAGGATATGCAGGACTATGCTTTTATCCCATCATTAAAAATGACTCCAAGTGAATTTTGGAGCAAAACAAATGAAGTTGGCACTAAGCTACAGATGGATTCTGTTCTGGCATATATGTACACAATGCTATCGGAAAGTCAAAAGAGAAACATTCCACTAACTAGGGAAAGCCTAACAGAAAAAGGCAACAAAATTGAATTTTTCCCGGGAGTTAAACAGTGGTTTCAACGCATTAACAGTTTTGCAGAAGAAAATGATGTTATAGTTGAACATTATGTAATATCCTCAGGGCTTAAGGAGATTATTGAGGGTACTGCAATCAGCAATGAATTTAAGAAAATCTTTGGTTGCGAATTTGTTTATGATGAAAAGGGACTTGCAGTTTTCCCTAAAACTGCCGTTAACTACACCAACAAAACACAGTTTGTGTACAGAATAAACAAAGGTGTACTTGACATTTCCAATGATGAGGACTTAAACAAATCAATGCCGGATGACAGTAAGAGAATTCCATTTTGCAATATGATTTATATAGGTGACGGACTTTCCGATGTACCTTGTATGAAGATGATGAAGTCCTATGGTGGTGTTTCTATTGCAGTTTATCAAGGAGAAGTAACAAAGAAAGTTATGGACTTGTTACTGAGAGATAGAGTTGACTTTATCTATCCTGCCGATTACAGAGAAAACAGTGGTCTTGATAAAACTGTTAAAAATATTATCAGAAAAATGGCAGTTTGCGAAAAACTGTACATTGAGAACTTTAACCAAAAGAATGGAAAATTCCAGTAA
- a CDS encoding ABC transporter permease, whose product MITIFTIFKEHRHFGKQIFRLSKTELIKQYKGAAIGPFWAIIKPAFTLFVYWFAFTVGIKNLGIVDIQMPNGSVQHFDRFIFMLTGFIPWWFISESITHGAKAIRVNRQFVTKVKFPVSTILTYTSLSRVYIHFLLSAIMVGILGLYDCLFNTQFLSLYALQFFILCPIMFMFFLALTWTTAPMCAFSKDLESMITSVMSGIFWLTGVIYSSYDLPPTNMQHLLEFFMLINPINFFVNAYRKAFIYHEAFWVTHTSDPTGLGLNWELIIFVAEFLLVFFYGAHKYNKLRKTLPDVL is encoded by the coding sequence GTGATTACTATTTTCACTATATTTAAAGAACACAGACACTTTGGAAAACAGATTTTCAGACTTTCCAAAACAGAATTAATTAAGCAATATAAAGGTGCTGCTATCGGTCCTTTTTGGGCAATTATCAAACCGGCATTTACACTTTTTGTTTACTGGTTTGCTTTTACAGTAGGTATCAAGAACTTAGGTATTGTTGATATTCAGATGCCTAACGGTTCAGTTCAGCATTTTGACAGATTTATTTTTATGCTGACAGGTTTTATTCCATGGTGGTTTATCAGTGAAAGTATCACCCATGGTGCTAAGGCTATCAGAGTAAACAGGCAGTTTGTTACAAAAGTTAAATTCCCTGTATCAACAATTCTTACATACACTTCCCTTTCAAGAGTGTATATTCATTTCTTGTTATCAGCAATAATGGTTGGTATCTTGGGACTTTATGACTGTTTATTTAACACACAATTCCTTTCACTTTATGCATTGCAGTTCTTTATTCTATGTCCGATAATGTTTATGTTCTTCTTAGCATTAACCTGGACAACTGCTCCAATGTGTGCATTCAGTAAGGACCTTGAGTCAATGATTACATCTGTTATGTCAGGTATCTTCTGGTTAACCGGTGTTATCTACAGTTCATATGACTTACCACCAACAAATATGCAACATCTCCTAGAATTCTTTATGTTAATCAACCCTATTAACTTCTTTGTAAATGCATACAGAAAAGCATTTATCTATCACGAAGCATTTTGGGTTACCCATACATCAGACCCTACAGGTTTAGGCTTAAACTGGGAGTTAATTATATTTGTAGCTGAATTTTTACTTGTATTTTTCTATGGTGCTCACAAGTATAACAAACTTAGAAAAACACTTCCTGATGTACTATAA
- a CDS encoding ABC transporter ATP-binding protein, protein MSDNPIITFDHVSKDYILYKSDKARFKALFFKPRNPKIHSALKDVSFTINKGESVGIIGDNGAGKSTLLKMITGVTFPSDGTVTVHGKVAALLELTAGFSLEMTGRENIYLKGYILGLEDDYIKSIEENIVDFAQLGDYIDQPVRTYSSGMKMRLGFAINVNIEPDILVVDEALAVGDNAFKKKCKAKIKEIINQGVTVLFVSHSAPSVQEICDRSIYLRNGQLIHDGPTGETLNIYETQKAKDAEEKKKRQEAKKAARKAALEKEKAKKAQ, encoded by the coding sequence ATGAGTGACAATCCTATTATTACCTTTGACCATGTAAGCAAAGATTATATTCTATATAAAAGTGACAAGGCTAGATTTAAAGCACTGTTCTTTAAGCCTAGAAATCCTAAGATTCACAGTGCATTAAAGGATGTTTCCTTTACTATTAACAAAGGTGAATCTGTCGGTATTATCGGTGACAACGGTGCAGGTAAAAGTACACTTCTAAAGATGATTACAGGTGTAACATTTCCTAGTGATGGTACAGTTACAGTTCATGGCAAGGTTGCTGCTTTGCTAGAGCTTACTGCCGGTTTCTCACTTGAAATGACAGGTAGAGAGAACATTTACCTAAAGGGCTATATCCTAGGTCTTGAGGATGACTACATTAAGAGTATTGAAGAAAACATTGTTGATTTTGCTCAGCTTGGTGACTACATTGACCAGCCTGTAAGAACATACAGTTCCGGTATGAAAATGCGTCTTGGCTTTGCAATTAATGTTAACATTGAACCTGATATTCTTGTAGTTGATGAAGCACTTGCAGTTGGTGATAATGCCTTTAAGAAGAAGTGTAAGGCTAAGATTAAAGAGATTATCAACCAAGGTGTTACAGTTCTTTTTGTTAGTCACTCTGCCCCATCAGTACAAGAAATTTGTGACCGTTCAATTTATCTAAGAAACGGTCAGCTAATTCATGATGGTCCAACAGGTGAAACTCTCAACATTTACGAAACTCAAAAGGCTAAAGATGCTGAGGAAAAGAAGAAAAGACAAGAGGCTAAAAAGGCTGCCAGAAAAGCAGCACTAGAGAAAGAAAAGGCAAAGAAGGCACAGTAA
- a CDS encoding recombinase family protein, with the protein MQSKKKQDKAGITALYCRLSRDDGVEGDSNSVANQKKLLKRFAKENGLSNTRYYVDDGYTGTNFERPGFQKMIEDIDLGYISTVIVKDLSRLGRRYDMVGYYMDTYFPDRDVRFIAVNDNIDSDEGESEIAPFKNVLNEFYARDISKKCRSSYRIRGSTGEPLAPPPYGYIKSPDNPKKWVIDPEAAQVVRDIFKMALEGKSNETIARILQERKVLIPMAYWQEKGIRKGGKVTQPNKYKWCKTTVTKILTQQEYCGDIINFKTYSKSYKNKKRYDNPKENWVIFKDVHEPIINRDDFELVQTLVVKTKRRAPKQENGEKNMFCDFLYCADCGSKLWYHTNTTNKEIHYFSCSNYKKDTRGNCETRHYIRADAIEQVVMLELRRLAKYLESHEEEFAKLLAEKTNADMLAEQKTLETELNRATARNKMLTSLFAKTYEDNVSGKLSDEMYMELSHKYEVERLELKTKIFEYKERLAKNSEMEQNKDDFLKAVRKFMDMDSLTAPMLRELIDHIDVYEKEGGKKNYTQRIVIYYRFVGYLELPTSEDENYKANTRKGVDVEYIPTVKSA; encoded by the coding sequence TTGCAGTCGAAAAAGAAACAGGATAAGGCTGGCATTACTGCCTTGTACTGCCGCCTATCCCGTGATGACGGCGTGGAAGGTGACAGCAACTCGGTTGCCAATCAGAAGAAGCTATTAAAACGATTTGCAAAGGAAAATGGACTTAGCAATACCCGCTATTATGTTGACGACGGCTATACCGGTACAAATTTCGAGCGTCCCGGTTTTCAGAAGATGATTGAGGACATTGACCTCGGATATATCTCAACAGTTATCGTCAAAGACCTGTCCCGTCTCGGACGGCGGTACGATATGGTCGGATATTATATGGACACCTATTTTCCCGACAGAGATGTTCGGTTCATTGCCGTTAATGATAATATAGACAGCGATGAAGGCGAAAGCGAAATTGCACCTTTCAAGAATGTACTGAATGAGTTTTACGCAAGGGACATCAGCAAGAAATGCCGTTCGTCCTATCGTATCAGGGGTAGTACAGGCGAGCCTTTAGCTCCGCCGCCCTATGGATATATCAAATCTCCCGATAATCCTAAAAAGTGGGTTATTGATCCCGAAGCGGCGCAGGTCGTTCGTGACATCTTCAAAATGGCGCTTGAAGGTAAGAGCAACGAAACGATTGCCCGTATATTGCAGGAGCGTAAGGTACTGATTCCTATGGCGTATTGGCAAGAAAAGGGTATTCGCAAAGGCGGTAAGGTCACACAGCCTAACAAATATAAATGGTGCAAAACTACCGTTACAAAGATTCTTACCCAGCAGGAGTATTGCGGCGATATCATCAACTTCAAGACTTATTCCAAATCATACAAGAATAAGAAACGCTACGACAACCCAAAAGAAAACTGGGTGATTTTCAAGGACGTTCACGAACCGATTATCAATCGTGATGATTTCGAGTTGGTGCAGACGCTTGTCGTAAAGACAAAGCGCCGTGCTCCTAAACAGGAAAACGGCGAAAAGAATATGTTTTGTGACTTTCTCTACTGTGCCGATTGCGGCAGCAAATTATGGTATCACACGAATACCACCAACAAGGAAATCCATTATTTCAGCTGTTCCAACTACAAAAAGGATACCCGTGGCAACTGTGAAACACGGCACTATATCCGTGCTGATGCCATTGAGCAGGTAGTAATGTTAGAACTTCGGCGTTTAGCAAAATATCTCGAATCTCACGAAGAAGAATTTGCAAAACTTCTTGCTGAGAAAACCAATGCCGATATGTTGGCGGAGCAGAAAACCTTAGAAACCGAGCTGAACCGGGCAACTGCCCGAAACAAAATGCTCACTTCGCTTTTCGCCAAAACCTACGAGGACAATGTATCCGGCAAGCTAAGCGATGAGATGTATATGGAGCTATCACACAAATATGAGGTTGAACGCCTTGAACTGAAAACAAAGATTTTTGAGTACAAGGAACGCCTTGCCAAAAACAGCGAAATGGAGCAAAATAAGGATGATTTCCTAAAAGCTGTCCGCAAATTTATGGATATGGATTCACTGACAGCACCAATGCTCCGAGAGCTTATCGACCACATCGACGTGTATGAAAAGGAAGGCGGCAAAAAGAATTACACTCAACGCATTGTAATCTATTATCGCTTTGTCGGCTACTTAGAACTGCCGACATCAGAGGACGAGAACTACAAAGCCAACACCCGAAAAGGCGTAGATGTGGAGTATATTCCCACAGTAAAGTCCGCATAA
- a CDS encoding ParB/RepB/Spo0J family partition protein, producing the protein MTNISINKLHEFRDHPYQVLDNDEMNNLITSVQQQGIMTPLIVRPLEGTTDEYEIISGHRRFRAAQKAGLTEVPAFIRPVSRDEAAIMVVDSNLHREHLLPSEKAFAYKLKAEALKHQGQRTDLTSEQLAPKLSTELIAEQEGTSKDTVKRYIRLTKLIPDILKLVDEQRIAFSVGVELSYLTENEQQDLFESIELEDKTPSLSQAIQMKKLSQSGKLDSETISRIISEEKPNQREKISFQLDELSKFFPKKYTPQDIYNRLLKLAQDDYRRRQRNREER; encoded by the coding sequence ATGACCAATATATCAATCAACAAATTACACGAATTCAGAGACCACCCGTATCAGGTGCTCGACAATGATGAAATGAACAATCTTATAACGAGCGTTCAGCAGCAGGGCATTATGACGCCGCTGATTGTACGACCGCTTGAAGGTACAACCGACGAGTACGAAATCATATCAGGACACCGCCGTTTTCGTGCGGCGCAGAAGGCAGGGCTTACAGAAGTCCCTGCCTTTATTCGACCCGTCAGCCGTGACGAGGCGGCGATTATGGTGGTGGACAGTAATCTTCACAGAGAGCATTTGCTGCCGTCGGAAAAGGCGTTTGCTTACAAGCTGAAAGCCGAAGCACTCAAGCATCAAGGACAGCGTACTGATCTCACTTCGGAGCAACTTGCACCGAAGTTATCGACTGAGCTGATTGCCGAACAGGAGGGAACCAGCAAAGATACAGTAAAACGCTATATCCGTCTGACAAAACTCATTCCCGATATTCTCAAATTGGTCGATGAACAGCGTATTGCATTTTCTGTAGGCGTGGAGCTATCCTATCTAACCGAAAATGAGCAACAGGATTTGTTTGAATCTATCGAGTTGGAGGACAAAACGCCCTCGCTCTCACAGGCAATTCAGATGAAGAAGCTCTCTCAGTCAGGTAAACTTGACAGCGAAACCATATCAAGAATCATATCCGAGGAAAAACCGAATCAGCGTGAAAAAATCAGCTTTCAGCTCGATGAACTGAGCAAGTTTTTCCCGAAGAAATACACACCACAGGATATTTACAACCGCCTACTTAAATTAGCGCAGGACGATTACAGACGCAGACAGCGCAACAGGGAGGAACGATAA
- a CDS encoding relaxase/mobilization nuclease domain-containing protein has translation MATTGFWPVKGRLKDVINYAQNPDKTIERKYLDNDLAATLNYVENSDKTDQTMYVSGINCPKKRAYEQMIATKRRFGKLGGNVAYHGYQSFQAGEVTPEEAHRIGIETAKQMWGDDYEIVVTTHLNTANLHNHIVVNSVSFRTGRKFENHIADHYKLREISDEVCREHGKSVIENAPFYGGDKAYWVRKSGRIPHKDMLRHDVDEALACTIKPFDFELYLRSLGYQFVRNFKYQHPSVIAPDWRKPVRLSSLGKDYSREAILRRLQSQREDKYFVDFYTPKSYYQRQPLIVRIRDFEKRTEPDVITALFELIITIAKLITGNNVQKRDYRPVSPELRLEIQNLDRTLAEYHFLRDHNVECAEDFLSCRKEIAEQIKAYEAERQHIRNQIRRAKTPEEDNSLKEQCREITKKLTPLRKQLIICERIENKVPRLRALIEQEKQLEQGRYKYKYYHQNKTKQRSYER, from the coding sequence GTGGCAACCACAGGCTTCTGGCCCGTCAAAGGACGGCTAAAGGATGTTATCAATTACGCTCAGAATCCCGATAAAACAATCGAGCGCAAATATCTTGATAATGACTTAGCCGCCACCCTCAATTACGTTGAGAACAGCGACAAGACAGATCAGACAATGTATGTCAGCGGAATCAACTGCCCGAAGAAACGAGCCTACGAACAGATGATAGCTACCAAGCGACGTTTCGGCAAGCTCGGCGGCAATGTTGCGTATCACGGTTATCAAAGCTTTCAGGCTGGAGAAGTCACACCGGAGGAAGCGCACCGTATTGGCATTGAAACCGCCAAGCAAATGTGGGGCGATGACTATGAGATTGTTGTAACGACGCATCTAAATACGGCAAACCTACACAATCATATCGTCGTAAATAGTGTATCATTCCGCACCGGACGAAAGTTTGAAAACCATATTGCCGACCATTACAAGCTGCGAGAGATTTCCGACGAGGTCTGCCGTGAGCACGGAAAATCCGTGATTGAAAACGCTCCGTTCTACGGTGGTGACAAGGCGTATTGGGTACGCAAGAGCGGACGAATACCACACAAGGATATGCTGCGGCACGATGTTGATGAAGCCTTAGCCTGTACGATCAAGCCGTTTGATTTTGAATTATATCTGCGGTCGCTTGGATATCAGTTTGTACGAAATTTCAAGTATCAGCATCCTTCCGTGATCGCTCCCGACTGGCGAAAGCCTGTCAGGTTAAGCAGTCTTGGCAAGGATTACTCCAGAGAAGCGATTCTCAGACGGCTGCAATCTCAGCGTGAGGATAAATACTTCGTGGATTTCTATACGCCGAAATCGTATTATCAGCGTCAACCGCTGATAGTGAGAATCAGAGATTTTGAGAAAAGAACAGAACCCGATGTTATCACGGCGCTGTTTGAGCTTATCATCACTATCGCCAAGCTCATCACGGGCAACAATGTCCAAAAGCGTGATTATCGTCCTGTTTCTCCGGAGTTGAGATTGGAAATACAGAATCTCGACCGAACGTTGGCGGAATATCATTTTCTCCGTGACCACAACGTAGAATGCGCAGAGGATTTTCTATCTTGCCGAAAGGAAATTGCTGAGCAAATCAAAGCGTATGAAGCAGAGCGGCAGCATATCCGAAATCAAATCCGTAGGGCTAAAACGCCCGAGGAAGATAATTCTCTAAAAGAACAATGCAGAGAAATCACAAAGAAGCTAACACCCTTGCGCAAGCAGCTCATCATCTGCGAGCGCATTGAAAACAAAGTGCCTCGACTCCGTGCTTTGATCGAACAGGAAAAGCAGCTGGAGCAAGGCAGATACAAGTACAAATATTATCACCAAAATAAAACGAAACAAAGGAGTTATGAACGATGA
- a CDS encoding plasmid mobilization protein, which yields MNDKKARIELRVTQSEKNRIANLAESCGLSQSEYVRQRTLGYAPRTEQPDVFFDFYQTLCRLCDEVADKVSPETERKLLEVVDEIQQRLLLPEKSSAKQICKEVATWQPQASGPSKDG from the coding sequence TTGAACGATAAAAAAGCAAGAATCGAGCTGCGTGTTACACAGTCCGAGAAAAACAGGATAGCCAATCTCGCCGAGAGCTGCGGCTTATCACAATCCGAATATGTCAGACAAAGGACATTGGGTTATGCGCCAAGAACGGAGCAACCTGATGTCTTTTTTGATTTCTACCAAACGCTCTGCCGCTTATGTGACGAGGTTGCCGATAAGGTATCACCTGAAACCGAGCGAAAGCTGCTTGAAGTCGTAGACGAAATTCAACAGCGCCTACTTTTGCCGGAGAAATCCTCTGCCAAGCAAATCTGTAAGGAGGTAGCGACGTGGCAACCACAGGCTTCTGGCCCGTCAAAGGACGGCTAA
- a CDS encoding ParM/StbA family protein: MKSYKDKTIIGIDHGYGNIKTANHCFKTGITTHDSEPLFTKDMLTYNGKYYLIGEGHKEFLPEKQNDEDYYVLTLAAIATELADEGMTEADVIIAAGLPLTWTSGQKADFAAYLSKNKEVAFTFRNVDYHIRICDVKIYPQGYSAVVPIKSTLKGLSMVADIGNGTMNTLYLVNGKPQSGKMFTEKFGTYQCTLAIREGFMRKTRRELNDFIIDEVLRTGTADIPVSDLEIITAITEEYVAEIFCRLREHGYDESTMKLYVCGGGGCLIKNFYHGNLDRVKFIDDICAAAKGYEYLADVYLRAEAKNEGRV, from the coding sequence ATGAAAAGTTACAAAGACAAAACCATTATCGGTATCGACCACGGTTACGGCAATATCAAAACCGCTAACCATTGCTTTAAGACCGGAATAACCACCCACGACAGTGAACCGCTGTTTACAAAGGATATGCTTACCTACAACGGCAAATATTATCTGATCGGCGAAGGTCACAAGGAGTTTCTGCCCGAAAAGCAGAACGACGAGGATTATTATGTTCTAACTCTCGCCGCAATCGCAACCGAGCTTGCAGACGAAGGAATGACCGAAGCGGACGTGATTATCGCCGCAGGCTTGCCTTTGACTTGGACAAGCGGTCAGAAAGCAGATTTTGCAGCATATCTGTCAAAAAACAAAGAGGTAGCGTTCACTTTTCGGAATGTAGATTATCATATCCGAATCTGTGATGTAAAAATCTATCCGCAAGGCTACTCCGCGGTTGTGCCTATCAAGTCCACGCTCAAAGGCTTGAGTATGGTTGCTGACATCGGCAACGGCACGATGAACACGCTCTATCTTGTCAACGGCAAACCGCAAAGCGGTAAGATGTTCACCGAGAAGTTCGGCACTTATCAATGCACCCTTGCCATTCGTGAGGGCTTTATGCGTAAGACGCGCCGAGAGCTGAATGATTTTATTATTGACGAGGTGTTGCGGACAGGCACGGCGGATATTCCCGTTTCAGATTTAGAGATCATCACCGCTATTACGGAGGAATATGTTGCTGAAATCTTTTGCCGCCTGCGTGAACACGGCTATGATGAAAGCACGATGAAGCTCTACGTCTGCGGCGGTGGCGGTTGCCTGATCAAGAATTTCTATCACGGCAATCTTGACCGTGTAAAGTTTATTGACGATATCTGCGCTGCCGCAAAAGGCTATGAATATCTCGCAGACGTTTATCTGAGAGCCGAGGCAAAGAATGAAGGACGTGTATAA
- a CDS encoding sigma factor-like helix-turn-helix DNA-binding protein: protein MPIKIKRKNGKVTRYKNAEYIPLFYFLPKSLLDKCGELPFQISRYPYELFTDWTQIELIESDQFALLMYDAFHYLVWDYMGLNVGREIYSGDHPAWKFSHAPSFWIKTMQDEGVLPPIESLVNDIEPTTFFSFVSDEYVDAVLKDIVPKTMERFGMNEILAVVKEYQCFEDFDYRYSQQKNDFKNSYYHKKTKHPMISLEAFQEDYKKNHDGAEWDKADDSIDLEGDTAAKVDVERFMATLSEKDRQILELRVEGYTYQEIADKVGYKTHSAVKKRIDKIGREFQEQTNTDIGFE, encoded by the coding sequence ATGCCAATCAAAATCAAGCGCAAAAACGGCAAGGTCACACGGTACAAAAACGCTGAATATATCCCGCTGTTTTACTTCCTGCCAAAGTCGTTGCTCGACAAATGCGGCGAGCTTCCTTTTCAGATTTCACGCTATCCCTATGAGCTGTTCACGGACTGGACGCAGATAGAACTGATAGAGAGCGACCAATTTGCTCTTTTGATGTATGACGCATTTCACTATCTTGTGTGGGACTATATGGGATTGAATGTAGGTCGGGAGATATATTCAGGCGATCACCCGGCTTGGAAGTTTTCTCACGCACCGTCTTTCTGGATAAAGACTATGCAGGACGAGGGCGTACTGCCGCCGATTGAGAGTCTTGTGAATGACATTGAGCCGACTACGTTTTTCAGCTTTGTCAGTGACGAATATGTTGACGCTGTTTTGAAGGATATCGTTCCGAAAACAATGGAGCGTTTCGGAATGAATGAGATCCTCGCCGTTGTCAAGGAATATCAGTGCTTTGAAGATTTCGATTATAGATATAGTCAACAAAAGAATGACTTTAAGAACAGCTATTATCATAAGAAAACCAAGCACCCGATGATCTCACTCGAGGCGTTTCAGGAGGATTACAAGAAAAATCACGACGGCGCAGAGTGGGATAAGGCGGACGACAGTATCGACTTGGAAGGCGATACAGCAGCTAAAGTTGATGTTGAGCGGTTTATGGCAACGCTGTCCGAAAAGGACAGACAGATATTGGAGCTTCGTGTTGAAGGCTATACCTATCAGGAAATTGCGGATAAGGTCGGCTATAAAACGCATAGTGCCGTTAAGAAACGCATTGACAAAATCGGAAGAGAATTTCAAGAACAAACAAACACAGACATTGGCTTTGAATAG
- a CDS encoding HNH/ENDO VII family nuclease, producing the protein MMRYMKKSIALILSLLIMLSVLQGCSVQKNEHVESKESETTAETTIANLKNNQTNSVPEFEGLSDPRLTKYMEDAVYAEVIDHIDTKKYVVENVEAVYISKEYLEEAAYNNKSNIYFGYTKDELDKQFSGTKYVFTLGDDGKTTVEKFEPYDDTYDKILLNVAIGTGVILVCVVLTVATEGAGAPAAAAIFAASAKSGAIAAASSALIGGTAAGVITGLETEDFDESMKAAMLSGSEGLKWGAITGALTGGASEAIALKGATSGGLTMNQVAQIQKESKYPLDLIKQFKSMEEFNIYFNEAKLTTGMINGRTALLPKDTLNSKGFLNFKSKQPDGTEITNLQRMLNGNAPIDPATNKALQLHHIGQKADGTLAVLTESQHQGNSQILNIAGKSSEIDRAAFAKTREEFWKAAGKLLQEGSL; encoded by the coding sequence ATGATGCGTTATATGAAAAAATCTATTGCGCTGATTCTTTCTCTGCTTATTATGCTTTCGGTATTGCAAGGTTGTTCTGTGCAAAAGAATGAGCACGTTGAATCAAAGGAAAGCGAAACTACAGCAGAAACAACTATTGCCAATTTGAAGAATAACCAAACCAATAGTGTTCCAGAGTTTGAAGGTTTAAGCGATCCGCGACTTACAAAATATATGGAAGATGCAGTATATGCTGAAGTAATTGACCATATAGATACAAAAAAATATGTTGTGGAAAACGTCGAAGCAGTATATATATCTAAAGAATATTTAGAAGAAGCTGCATACAACAACAAGTCAAATATTTACTTTGGATATACCAAGGATGAACTTGATAAACAGTTTTCAGGTACAAAATATGTTTTCACGCTTGGCGACGATGGTAAAACAACGGTAGAAAAATTTGAACCATATGATGATACTTATGATAAGATTCTTTTGAATGTAGCAATCGGAACAGGAGTAATACTTGTTTGTGTTGTATTAACAGTTGCTACAGAAGGAGCAGGCGCTCCCGCAGCCGCTGCGATTTTTGCAGCGTCAGCAAAATCAGGAGCGATTGCCGCTGCTTCTTCTGCTCTTATCGGCGGAACTGCTGCAGGCGTAATAACCGGACTAGAAACGGAAGATTTTGATGAATCTATGAAAGCAGCTATGCTTTCGGGAAGCGAAGGTTTAAAGTGGGGAGCTATAACAGGCGCACTTACCGGTGGAGCAAGTGAAGCCATTGCGCTTAAAGGAGCAACATCTGGCGGTTTGACTATGAATCAAGTCGCTCAAATACAAAAGGAATCGAAATATCCGCTTGACTTAATTAAACAATTTAAGTCAATGGAAGAATTTAATATATACTTTAATGAAGCAAAGCTGACAACCGGGATGATTAACGGAAGGACAGCTTTATTACCGAAAGACACATTGAATTCAAAAGGTTTCTTGAATTTTAAGAGCAAACAGCCTGATGGCACCGAGATTACAAACCTCCAAAGGATGCTTAATGGAAATGCACCGATTGACCCGGCAACCAACAAAGCCCTTCAATTACATCATATCGGGCAAAAAGCTGATGGAACATTGGCGGTTTTAACCGAGTCACAACATCAAGGCAATTCACAAATATTGAATATAGCAGGTAAATCCTCTGAAATAGATAGAGCAGCGTTTGCCAAAACAAGAGAAGAATTTTGGAAGGCAGCAGGAAAACTGCTTCAGGAAGGAAGTTTATAA